A single Agromyces sp. CF514 DNA region contains:
- a CDS encoding DUF3237 domain-containing protein: MSAVEPPATRLVKLFRVAVLVGGIEDHGVTSAGHRRVVPITGGRISDGLDAEILPGGADWQVVRPDGTIEIDTRYSARTSDGDLLHLRTHGIRSGSPEALAALGRGEIVPPERYTFRLHVEVETSAPAFAELQRQLIVGAAARGPHEVVYDAYRLD; this comes from the coding sequence ATGAGCGCCGTCGAACCGCCCGCGACGCGACTCGTGAAGCTCTTCCGCGTCGCGGTGCTGGTCGGCGGCATCGAGGATCACGGCGTGACGAGCGCCGGTCATCGCCGGGTGGTGCCGATCACCGGCGGACGCATCAGCGACGGCCTCGACGCCGAGATCCTGCCCGGGGGAGCGGACTGGCAGGTCGTGCGCCCCGACGGCACGATCGAGATCGACACGCGCTACTCGGCACGCACGAGCGACGGCGACCTGCTGCACCTGCGCACGCACGGCATCCGCTCCGGATCGCCGGAGGCGCTCGCGGCGCTCGGCCGCGGCGAGATCGTGCCGCCCGAGCGGTACACGTTCCGGCTGCACGTGGAGGTCGAGACATCCGCCCCCGCCTTCGCCGAGCTGCAGCGGCAGCTCATCGTGGGGGCCGCGGCGCGCGGGCCGCACGAGGTCGTGTACGACGCCTACCGGCTCGACTGA
- a CDS encoding MarR family winged helix-turn-helix transcriptional regulator produces the protein MSPAEASDALDVARLSGLISPLRRSLLRAARAAEHLPDIPDAQIEVLRALPAGTSRSPVELADDLSLNRTTVSNLLKSMEAAGLVTRAPDVADRRRVEVRASTKAHRLLERFDAASAGFVGEAIADLDPADAVALASALPALERLRDALQDRSRAARGIRSATEAG, from the coding sequence ATGAGCCCCGCCGAGGCATCCGACGCGCTCGACGTCGCACGGCTCAGCGGGCTGATCTCGCCGCTGCGGAGGAGCCTGCTGCGAGCCGCACGGGCAGCAGAGCACCTGCCCGACATCCCCGACGCGCAGATCGAGGTGCTGCGCGCCCTCCCGGCGGGCACGTCGCGCAGCCCGGTCGAGCTCGCCGACGACCTCAGCCTCAACCGCACGACCGTGAGCAACCTGCTGAAGTCGATGGAGGCCGCCGGCCTCGTCACAAGGGCGCCGGATGTCGCGGACCGCCGTCGCGTCGAAGTGCGCGCCTCGACGAAGGCCCACCGGCTGCTCGAACGGTTCGACGCGGCCAGCGCCGGCTTCGTGGGGGAGGCGATCGCCGACCTCGATCCGGCCGACGCCGTCGCGCTCGCATCCGCGCTGCCCGCCCTCGAACGGCTGCGCGACGCCCTGCAGGATCGCTCGCGGGCCGCCCGCGGCATCCGCTCGGCCACCGAAGCCGGGTAG
- a CDS encoding FAD-dependent monooxygenase has translation MKIVIIGAGIGGLATALSLGRAGFDDVTVVERAAELRPLGVGINLLPHAVRELTELGLGDRVTAIGTAPGRLAYFNRFGQPVWSEPRGLEAGYRWPQLSVHRGEFQLLLVEAVRERFGDEAIRLGWRATGVEHGVEVAAAGGGIRAQERVSFADAAGDELVLDADVVVAADGIHSAIRAQHNPGEGAPPWNRLVLWRGTAVVPAYLDGRTMIMAGDAEQKFVAYPLVHEGAADEGAEGAADGTIRVNFIAERRAPEGVDETADWNHAVDPAPIVELFADWRFDWLDVPGVIAAADEILEYPMVDRDPLERWTVGCTTLLGDAAHALYPNGSNGASQAVIDARTLAFHLAGAVGAAAGAGGADATGRAAIETALAAYEADRRPATTRLNEMTRRLGPERVMQLAFERAPQGFADVHDVIPEAELRQIADSYKVAAGFHPDLLNERSSLTPAVRA, from the coding sequence GTGAAGATCGTCATCATCGGTGCGGGCATCGGAGGTCTCGCGACCGCCCTGAGTCTCGGACGAGCAGGGTTCGACGACGTGACCGTCGTCGAACGGGCCGCCGAGCTGCGGCCGCTCGGCGTGGGCATCAACCTGCTGCCGCACGCGGTGCGCGAGCTGACCGAGCTGGGCCTCGGCGACCGCGTCACCGCCATCGGCACCGCACCCGGCCGGCTCGCCTACTTCAACCGCTTCGGCCAGCCCGTCTGGAGCGAGCCCCGCGGCCTCGAGGCCGGCTACCGGTGGCCGCAGCTCTCGGTGCACCGCGGCGAGTTCCAACTCCTGCTCGTCGAGGCCGTGCGCGAGCGGTTCGGCGACGAGGCGATCCGCCTCGGGTGGCGCGCGACCGGCGTCGAGCACGGCGTCGAGGTCGCGGCGGCGGGCGGCGGCATCCGTGCCCAGGAGCGCGTGAGCTTCGCGGATGCCGCGGGCGACGAGCTCGTGCTCGATGCCGACGTCGTCGTGGCCGCCGACGGCATCCACTCAGCGATCCGCGCGCAGCACAATCCGGGCGAGGGCGCTCCGCCGTGGAACCGCCTCGTGCTCTGGCGCGGCACGGCCGTGGTGCCCGCCTACCTCGACGGCCGCACGATGATCATGGCGGGCGACGCCGAGCAGAAGTTCGTCGCCTACCCGCTCGTGCACGAGGGCGCCGCCGACGAAGGCGCCGAGGGTGCAGCAGACGGCACGATCCGCGTGAACTTCATCGCCGAACGGCGCGCGCCCGAGGGCGTCGACGAGACGGCCGACTGGAACCACGCCGTCGATCCGGCGCCCATCGTCGAGCTCTTCGCGGACTGGCGGTTCGACTGGCTCGACGTGCCGGGCGTCATCGCCGCGGCCGACGAGATCCTCGAGTACCCGATGGTGGACCGCGATCCGCTCGAGCGCTGGACGGTCGGGTGCACCACGCTCCTCGGCGATGCCGCGCACGCGCTCTACCCGAACGGGTCGAACGGCGCGTCGCAGGCCGTCATCGACGCACGGACGCTCGCATTCCACCTGGCGGGCGCGGTCGGGGCGGCCGCTGGCGCTGGCGGGGCCGACGCCACCGGCCGGGCCGCGATCGAGACCGCGCTCGCCGCCTACGAGGCCGATCGCCGCCCGGCGACCACCAGGCTCAACGAGATGACGAGGCGGCTCGGGCCCGAGCGCGTCATGCAGCTCGCCTTCGAACGCGCGCCGCAGGGCTTCGCCGACGTGCACGACGTGATCCCCGAGGCCGAGCTGCGGCAGATCGCCGACTCCTACAAGGTCGCGGCCGGGTTCCACCCCGACTTGCTCAACGAGCGGTCGTCGCTGACGCCCGCGGTGCGCGCATGA
- a CDS encoding MFS transporter: protein MTIEPAQRAKDGSPDKLKTAIGSAVGTTIENYDFLAYGTAAALYFNTVFFHAEDPVVGILLGFATFGIGFAMRPLGGVIGGYLGDRIGRKPVLVGALLLMGISTVLIGILPTYEQVGLLAPILLVLIRVIQGIAFGAEWGGAILMTFEHAPWKKRGKYTAIPQAGVPLGLLLANLVFLWSTNLDNELAWRLPFLLSSVLIVAGLIIRAKVSESPEFVETKTAGLTVKNPLKEVFKNDWRTILRVIALRLAESGGFYVIVTYMLSYLTSGDQPITDRATALTGLVTAAALGLFTTILFGALTDRVGRKPVYLVGTIALMAFAFPMFLLVNTGVPYLIVFVYIIAMSIIHDSLAGTQGAWFSELFSTNVRSSGASIGYQFSAAISGFIPLIATAVAIPLGWGGVAWVYLACGLLGFIGTVLTRETWGKKERAEVDAIIARSS from the coding sequence ATGACCATCGAACCAGCGCAGCGGGCCAAGGACGGCTCGCCCGACAAGCTCAAGACCGCGATCGGCAGCGCCGTCGGCACGACGATCGAGAACTACGACTTCCTGGCGTACGGCACCGCTGCGGCGCTGTACTTCAACACCGTGTTCTTCCACGCCGAGGACCCCGTCGTCGGCATCCTGCTCGGCTTCGCCACGTTCGGCATCGGGTTCGCGATGCGCCCCCTCGGCGGCGTGATCGGCGGATACCTCGGCGACCGCATCGGCCGCAAGCCCGTGCTCGTCGGCGCGCTCCTGCTCATGGGCATCTCGACGGTGCTCATCGGCATCCTGCCCACCTACGAGCAGGTCGGACTCCTCGCGCCGATCCTCCTCGTGCTCATCCGCGTCATCCAGGGCATCGCGTTCGGTGCCGAGTGGGGCGGCGCGATCCTCATGACCTTCGAGCACGCGCCCTGGAAGAAGCGGGGCAAGTACACCGCGATCCCGCAGGCGGGCGTGCCCCTGGGCCTGCTCCTCGCGAACCTCGTGTTCCTGTGGTCCACGAACCTCGACAACGAACTCGCATGGCGCCTGCCGTTCCTGCTCTCGTCGGTGCTCATCGTCGCGGGCCTCATCATCCGCGCGAAGGTCTCGGAGTCGCCCGAGTTCGTCGAGACGAAGACCGCCGGCCTCACGGTGAAGAACCCCCTCAAGGAGGTCTTCAAGAACGACTGGCGCACGATCCTGCGCGTCATCGCCCTGCGCCTCGCCGAGTCGGGCGGCTTCTACGTGATCGTGACCTACATGCTCTCGTACCTCACGTCGGGCGACCAGCCGATCACCGACCGCGCGACCGCGCTCACCGGACTCGTGACCGCTGCGGCCCTCGGCCTCTTCACGACGATCCTGTTCGGCGCGCTCACCGACCGCGTCGGCCGGAAGCCCGTGTACCTCGTCGGCACGATCGCGCTCATGGCGTTCGCGTTCCCGATGTTCCTGCTCGTCAACACGGGCGTGCCCTACCTCATCGTGTTCGTCTACATCATCGCGATGTCGATCATCCACGACTCCCTCGCCGGCACGCAGGGCGCCTGGTTCTCGGAGCTGTTCAGCACGAACGTGCGCTCCTCGGGCGCCTCGATCGGCTACCAGTTCTCTGCGGCGATCTCGGGCTTCATCCCGCTCATCGCCACGGCCGTCGCGATCCCGCTCGGCTGGGGCGGCGTCGCGTGGGTCTACCTCGCCTGCGGCCTGCTGGGCTTCATCGGAACCGTGCTCACCCGCGAGACGTGGGGCAAGAAGGAGCGCGCCGAGGTCGACGCGATCATCGCCCGCTCGTCCTGA
- a CDS encoding CocE/NonD family hydrolase yields MTRRTLSDRIGAAMMRRTLKGFEPGDRHVEISRVETPMADGTVLVGDLLMPDRIEPGTPTVVMRTPYGRSSAFRARLPLPLASRGFPVLLQSVRGTFGSGGEFVPQRNEASDGLETLRWVRRQPWFTGHLVSAGGSYLGFTQWSATAAALRAGEPETAAESMSLAVTMPDFGAITWDHGAFSLGNSLTWSRMMTVIESARIILTMIGPDTKFKAALTHTPLGSADRAATGADIPWWDDWLHHEDLRDPYWAEQSYRADVANVTAPVSMTTGWYDIFLPWQIGTYEDLVAQGRQPLLTIGPWGHDSADSSIADIENAIAMWDEQFRGIPNPRAEPVRFYLQGADVAGGPGAGGAGAGEWHDSAAWPPVGTEPVEWYLGAGGRIGKEAPTAPGAPTAFRYDPAGDPTPSTGGPVLRGDGGAVDDREHEQRADVATFTSEPLTADLDVTGTPVAKIWLRSDRPSVDVFVRLTEVHPDGRSMSVTDAIRRIGAPGTRHTDPVRTDDGAWEVEVPLWPTAHRFAAGNRVRVQVSSGAFPRYARNGGTGGPAATETELLAANQEVFHEPVRPSSITLPVWTRA; encoded by the coding sequence ATGACCCGACGCACCCTCTCCGACCGCATCGGCGCCGCGATGATGCGCCGCACGCTCAAGGGCTTCGAGCCCGGCGACCGGCACGTCGAGATCTCGCGAGTCGAGACCCCCATGGCCGACGGCACCGTGCTCGTGGGCGACCTGCTCATGCCCGACCGCATCGAGCCCGGCACGCCGACGGTCGTGATGCGCACGCCGTACGGTCGCTCCTCGGCGTTCCGGGCACGGCTGCCGCTGCCGCTCGCGAGCCGAGGGTTCCCGGTGCTCCTGCAGAGCGTGCGCGGCACGTTCGGCTCCGGCGGCGAGTTCGTGCCGCAGCGCAACGAGGCGTCCGACGGGCTCGAGACCCTGCGCTGGGTGCGCAGGCAGCCGTGGTTCACCGGCCACCTCGTGTCGGCGGGCGGCAGCTACCTCGGCTTCACGCAGTGGTCGGCGACGGCTGCGGCGCTGCGGGCCGGCGAGCCGGAGACGGCGGCCGAGTCGATGTCGCTCGCCGTGACGATGCCCGACTTCGGCGCGATCACGTGGGATCACGGCGCGTTCTCGCTCGGCAACTCGTTGACGTGGAGCCGCATGATGACGGTCATCGAGAGCGCCAGGATCATCCTGACCATGATCGGGCCCGACACGAAGTTCAAGGCCGCGCTGACGCACACGCCGCTCGGAAGTGCCGACCGCGCCGCCACCGGCGCGGACATCCCGTGGTGGGACGACTGGCTGCACCACGAGGACCTCCGCGATCCGTACTGGGCCGAGCAGTCGTACCGCGCGGATGTCGCGAACGTGACCGCGCCCGTCAGCATGACGACCGGCTGGTACGACATCTTCCTGCCGTGGCAGATCGGCACTTATGAAGACCTCGTGGCGCAGGGGAGGCAGCCGCTGCTCACGATCGGCCCGTGGGGCCACGACTCCGCCGACTCGTCGATCGCCGACATCGAGAACGCGATCGCGATGTGGGACGAGCAGTTCCGCGGCATCCCGAACCCGCGCGCGGAGCCCGTGCGGTTCTACCTGCAGGGTGCGGATGTCGCGGGCGGCCCGGGTGCGGGTGGCGCGGGTGCGGGCGAGTGGCACGACTCGGCGGCGTGGCCGCCCGTCGGCACCGAGCCCGTCGAGTGGTACCTCGGCGCCGGCGGACGGATCGGGAAGGAGGCGCCGACCGCGCCGGGTGCGCCGACCGCGTTCCGCTACGACCCGGCCGGAGACCCGACGCCCTCGACGGGCGGTCCCGTGCTGCGCGGCGACGGCGGCGCGGTCGACGACCGCGAGCACGAGCAGCGGGCGGATGTCGCGACCTTCACGAGCGAGCCCCTCACCGCGGATCTCGACGTCACGGGCACGCCCGTCGCGAAGATCTGGCTGCGCAGCGACCGCCCGAGTGTCGACGTGTTCGTGCGCCTCACCGAGGTGCACCCCGACGGACGCTCGATGAGCGTGACCGACGCGATCCGGCGCATCGGTGCGCCGGGCACGCGGCACACCGATCCGGTGCGCACCGACGACGGGGCGTGGGAGGTCGAGGTGCCGCTCTGGCCGACCGCGCACCGGTTCGCGGCGGGCAACCGGGTGCGCGTGCAGGTGAGCTCGGGCGCATTCCCGCGCTACGCGCGCAACGGCGGGACCGGCGGCCCGGCCGCGACCGAGACCGAGCTGCTGGCCGCGAACCAGGAGGTCTTCCATGAACCGGTCCGCCCGTCGTCGATCACGCTGCCGGTCTGGACCCGCGCATGA
- a CDS encoding FadR/GntR family transcriptional regulator yields MAANDAWEPVQRIRTYEQVMAQIEERILDGRLKAGDHLPSERDLAVSLGVSRPSLRESLRVLEALGVVEIRRGGGPDGGAVLLSTPGDGMVNLLKLQIALAHFNWTDVLETRLALEAWSVEEAAYRSQDDDHRELRAILDRMDAPDIDSAEFNRLDAAFHLRIAEATGNALTAHFMGSLRTAIHRQMVQVYAELVDWRETAKTVRAEHRQILDDIVAGDGAAAAEHVRRHITDFYQITAHGGNART; encoded by the coding sequence ATGGCAGCGAACGACGCATGGGAGCCCGTGCAGCGCATTCGAACGTACGAGCAGGTGATGGCCCAGATCGAGGAACGCATCCTCGACGGCCGGCTGAAGGCGGGAGACCACCTTCCGAGCGAACGCGACCTCGCAGTCTCGCTCGGGGTCTCCCGGCCCTCGCTCCGCGAGTCGCTGCGAGTGCTCGAAGCGCTCGGAGTGGTGGAGATCCGTCGTGGCGGCGGGCCCGACGGGGGAGCTGTGCTCCTCTCGACGCCCGGCGACGGCATGGTCAACCTGCTCAAGCTGCAGATCGCGCTCGCGCACTTCAACTGGACCGATGTCCTCGAGACCCGCCTCGCGCTCGAGGCCTGGAGCGTCGAGGAGGCCGCCTACCGATCCCAGGATGACGACCACCGAGAGCTCCGAGCCATCCTCGACCGGATGGACGCCCCCGACATCGACTCCGCCGAGTTCAACCGACTCGACGCCGCGTTCCACCTGCGGATCGCGGAGGCCACCGGCAACGCGCTCACCGCCCACTTCATGGGCTCGCTGCGCACCGCGATCCATCGCCAGATGGTGCAGGTCTACGCCGAACTCGTCGACTGGCGCGAGACGGCCAAGACCGTTCGCGCCGAGCACCGCCAGATCCTCGACGACATCGTCGCCGGAGACGGCGCGGCAGCGGCCGAGCACGTGCGACGCCACATCACCGATTTCTACCAGATCACCGCTCACGGCGGGAACGCCCGAACCTAG
- a CDS encoding NAD(P)H-dependent oxidoreductase, translated as MNLFTLMQQRTAEAGPIRVGVIGAGKFASMFLTQAVGSANIHVVGVADINVPKAKDALARTGWPAERYAAASLDEAVRTGGTAVIDDSTALITHPSVEVILEITGNPLVGTYHAVTAIDHGKHVIMVNVEADCMVGPILQRRAQAAGVIYAMAYGDQPALICELVDWCRTVGFDVVAAGKGTKYLPEYNYSTPDTVWNYYGFSEEQLASGDYNPKMFNSFLDGTKSAIEMAAVANGTGLIPQDEGLLFPAASKDDLPTVFRENRLRGGSLTRRGTVEIASSMYRDGREVPDNLRWGVYVTFEATTDYAVQCFKEYGVHTDETGRYGSLYRPYHMIGLELGVSIAAAVLRNEATGAPTGFRGDVVTTAKKDLRAGDTLDGEGGYTVFGKLAPAHLSLDRNALPLGLAHGAKLIRDVAKDQTVSWDDVQLDESQFAVQIRRELEAEFRAEHAVVAA; from the coding sequence GTGAATCTCTTCACGCTCATGCAGCAGCGCACGGCCGAGGCCGGCCCGATCCGAGTCGGCGTCATCGGCGCAGGCAAGTTCGCCTCGATGTTCCTCACGCAGGCCGTCGGCAGCGCCAACATCCACGTCGTCGGCGTCGCCGACATCAACGTGCCCAAGGCGAAGGACGCCCTCGCCCGCACCGGGTGGCCGGCCGAGCGCTACGCCGCGGCGTCGCTCGACGAGGCCGTCCGCACCGGCGGCACCGCGGTCATCGACGACTCCACCGCCCTCATCACGCACCCGAGCGTCGAGGTGATCCTCGAGATCACCGGCAACCCGCTCGTCGGCACCTACCACGCGGTCACCGCGATCGACCACGGCAAGCACGTGATCATGGTCAACGTCGAGGCCGACTGCATGGTCGGGCCGATCCTGCAGCGCCGCGCCCAGGCCGCGGGCGTCATCTACGCGATGGCGTACGGCGACCAGCCCGCCCTCATCTGCGAGCTCGTCGACTGGTGCCGCACCGTCGGCTTCGACGTCGTGGCTGCGGGCAAGGGCACCAAGTACCTGCCCGAGTACAACTACTCGACGCCCGACACCGTGTGGAACTACTACGGGTTCAGCGAGGAGCAGCTCGCGAGCGGCGACTACAACCCCAAGATGTTCAACTCGTTCCTCGACGGCACCAAGTCCGCCATCGAGATGGCGGCCGTCGCCAACGGCACCGGCCTCATCCCGCAGGACGAGGGCCTGCTCTTCCCGGCCGCCAGCAAGGACGACCTCCCGACCGTGTTCCGCGAGAACCGCCTGCGCGGCGGCAGCCTCACGCGCCGCGGCACCGTCGAGATCGCGTCGAGCATGTACCGCGACGGGCGCGAGGTGCCCGACAACCTGCGCTGGGGCGTCTACGTCACCTTCGAGGCCACCACCGACTACGCCGTGCAGTGCTTCAAGGAGTACGGCGTGCACACCGACGAGACCGGCCGTTACGGCTCGCTCTACCGGCCGTACCACATGATCGGGCTCGAACTCGGCGTCTCGATCGCCGCAGCCGTGCTGCGCAACGAGGCGACCGGCGCCCCCACCGGGTTCCGCGGCGACGTCGTGACGACGGCCAAGAAGGACCTGCGCGCCGGCGACACGCTCGACGGCGAAGGCGGCTACACGGTCTTCGGCAAGCTCGCGCCCGCACACCTCTCGCTCGACCGCAACGCGCTGCCCCTGGGCCTCGCGCACGGCGCCAAGCTCATCCGCGACGTCGCCAAGGACCAGACGGTCTCGTGGGACGACGTGCAGCTCGACGAGTCGCAGTTCGCGGTGCAGATCCGCCGCGAGCTCGAGGCCGAGTTCCGCGCCGAACACGCCGTCGTCGCGGCCTGA
- a CDS encoding SDR family NAD(P)-dependent oxidoreductase, with product MALTANSTIAEWLADPAGKAALEGLVGQGGGSTDQLAPIAGLPLQQLVVMSQGQMPQSAVDELVKAVNGGVIPEESGESTAWAEKITSGRFAGKTVIVTGAASGIGRATASRIAREGGRVVAVDISAEKLDEFAASIPGAEIVPVAGDITKQESIDAIVAAAGEQIHGLANVAGINDDFSPIHETPDAIWDKVIAVNVTGTFKLTRAVVPFMLEAGKGSIVNVASEAGLRGNASGNAYTTSKHAVVGLTKSAAFMYALQGVRVNAVAPGGVATGIPFPPHVSEVGSARLAPFQGAIPTVATAEALAASITFLLSDDAVNINGAILASDGGWSVQ from the coding sequence ATGGCCCTCACCGCCAACTCCACCATCGCCGAGTGGCTCGCCGACCCCGCGGGCAAGGCTGCGCTCGAGGGCCTCGTCGGCCAGGGCGGCGGCTCGACCGACCAGCTCGCCCCCATCGCGGGCCTCCCGCTGCAGCAGCTCGTGGTCATGAGCCAGGGCCAGATGCCCCAGTCGGCCGTCGACGAGCTCGTCAAGGCGGTCAACGGCGGCGTCATCCCCGAGGAGTCGGGTGAGTCGACGGCCTGGGCCGAGAAGATCACCTCCGGCCGCTTCGCCGGCAAGACCGTCATCGTCACGGGTGCAGCCTCGGGCATCGGCCGTGCCACCGCGAGCCGCATCGCGCGCGAGGGCGGCCGCGTCGTCGCCGTCGACATCTCGGCCGAGAAGCTCGATGAGTTCGCCGCCTCGATCCCCGGCGCCGAGATCGTGCCCGTCGCCGGCGACATCACCAAGCAGGAGTCGATCGACGCGATCGTCGCCGCTGCGGGCGAGCAGATCCACGGCCTCGCGAACGTCGCCGGCATCAACGACGACTTCTCGCCGATCCACGAGACCCCCGACGCCATCTGGGACAAGGTCATCGCCGTCAACGTCACCGGCACGTTCAAGCTCACGCGCGCCGTCGTGCCGTTCATGCTCGAGGCCGGCAAGGGCTCGATCGTCAACGTGGCGAGCGAGGCGGGCCTGCGCGGCAACGCGTCGGGCAACGCCTACACGACCTCGAAGCACGCCGTCGTCGGCCTCACCAAGTCGGCCGCGTTCATGTACGCGCTCCAGGGCGTGCGCGTGAACGCCGTCGCACCGGGCGGCGTCGCCACGGGCATCCCGTTCCCCCCGCACGTGTCCGAGGTCGGCTCGGCCCGACTGGCTCCGTTCCAGGGTGCGATCCCCACGGTGGCCACCGCCGAGGCGCTCGCCGCGTCGATCACGTTCCTCCTGAGCGATGACGCCGTGAACATCAACGGCGCGATCCTCGCCTCCGACGGCGGCTGGTCGGTGCAGTAA
- a CDS encoding four-carbon acid sugar kinase family protein produces MKTIVLDDDPTGTQSATGVTVLLESSADLLAEALGRADSVYVQTNSRALPEAEAVALTRRIRADGEAAAERLGVDVRFVLRGDSTLRGHVFAETEVFLDGDAIMLFVPAFPDGGRTTRDGVHHVRVAGVDVPAHESEYADDPVFGFTTGVMLDYLAEKSPRAARTVGLDEVRAGGLADVLAAATPGTVIAPDAATAEDISAIARAVEAATAAGADIVVRSAAPLAAELAGVASRGLLETPLVAEPGPVLLVCGSHTAGATAQLEPVVAAWGAASVIDTAAALADAVAAGHAAAAAAHARLDAGPLAIVTTERERSATHNTLDHGERVMRALTTAVRDLLPEVSVVVSKGGITSAEVARTGIGATSAVVLGQVVPGVSVWSLRAHDGREILYVVVPGNVGDPDTLTTVLDALSLRAPVSA; encoded by the coding sequence ATGAAGACCATCGTCCTCGACGACGACCCCACGGGCACGCAGTCCGCGACGGGCGTCACGGTGCTGCTCGAGAGCAGCGCCGACCTGCTCGCCGAGGCGCTCGGCCGGGCCGACAGCGTGTACGTGCAGACCAACAGCCGCGCCCTGCCCGAGGCCGAGGCGGTCGCCCTGACGCGCCGCATCCGGGCCGACGGCGAGGCCGCTGCCGAGCGGCTCGGCGTCGACGTGCGCTTCGTGCTGCGCGGCGACTCGACGTTGCGCGGCCACGTGTTCGCCGAGACCGAGGTGTTCCTCGACGGCGACGCGATCATGCTGTTCGTGCCGGCGTTCCCCGACGGCGGCCGCACGACGCGTGACGGCGTGCACCACGTGCGCGTGGCGGGCGTCGACGTGCCCGCGCACGAGAGCGAGTACGCCGACGACCCCGTGTTCGGATTCACGACGGGGGTCATGCTCGACTACCTCGCCGAGAAGTCGCCGCGCGCCGCGCGCACGGTCGGCCTCGACGAGGTTCGCGCCGGCGGGCTCGCCGACGTGCTCGCCGCGGCGACGCCCGGCACGGTCATCGCTCCCGACGCGGCCACGGCCGAGGACATCTCGGCGATCGCCCGCGCCGTCGAAGCGGCCACCGCTGCCGGCGCGGACATCGTCGTGCGCAGTGCCGCGCCGCTCGCGGCCGAGCTCGCCGGCGTTGCGAGCCGGGGCCTGCTCGAGACCCCGCTCGTCGCCGAGCCCGGCCCCGTGCTGCTCGTGTGCGGTTCGCACACGGCCGGCGCGACCGCGCAGCTCGAGCCCGTCGTCGCCGCCTGGGGCGCGGCATCCGTCATCGACACCGCCGCGGCGTTGGCCGATGCCGTCGCAGCCGGGCACGCGGCCGCGGCCGCGGCGCACGCCCGCCTCGATGCCGGGCCGCTCGCGATCGTCACGACCGAGCGCGAGCGCTCCGCGACGCACAACACCCTCGACCACGGCGAACGCGTCATGCGCGCCCTCACGACCGCGGTGCGCGACCTGCTGCCCGAGGTCTCGGTGGTCGTGTCGAAGGGCGGCATCACCTCGGCCGAGGTCGCGCGCACCGGCATCGGCGCGACCTCGGCCGTCGTGCTCGGCCAGGTCGTGCCGGGCGTGTCGGTGTGGAGTCTCCGGGCCCACGACGGCCGCGAGATCCTCTACGTCGTCGTGCCCGGCAACGTCGGCGACCCCGACACGCTCACGACGGTGCTCGACGCGCTCTCGCTGCGCGCGCCTGTGAGCGCCTGA
- a CDS encoding TetR/AcrR family transcriptional regulator, with protein sequence MAESTDDRVDARVERTRRALQQAALELARAGRFDDATVADITDAAGVNRSSYYQHYDDRDSLLADAIEAAEIEAAASAPTPTSVPAQLPPSMIAALRHFETDADLYRRLLGERGSPIVAARIRSRFEAQARAGVISSGTTAFEGLPIDIVAAGIAGSCLAVIQAWLELDPRPSIETAADWVWRVLVGPGEPISAPERDGAQSSR encoded by the coding sequence GTGGCGGAATCGACCGACGACCGAGTGGATGCGCGCGTCGAGCGCACCCGGCGGGCGCTGCAGCAGGCGGCGCTCGAACTCGCGCGCGCGGGCCGGTTCGACGACGCGACGGTCGCCGACATCACCGATGCGGCCGGCGTCAACCGTTCGAGCTACTACCAGCACTACGACGACCGCGACTCGCTGCTCGCCGACGCGATCGAGGCCGCCGAGATCGAGGCCGCAGCCTCGGCGCCCACCCCGACCTCGGTTCCTGCGCAGCTGCCGCCGTCGATGATCGCCGCGCTCCGCCATTTCGAGACCGACGCCGACCTCTATCGGCGCCTGCTCGGCGAGCGCGGCTCCCCCATCGTGGCGGCGCGCATCCGATCGCGGTTCGAGGCGCAGGCGCGCGCGGGCGTCATCTCGTCGGGCACGACCGCCTTCGAGGGCCTGCCCATCGACATCGTCGCCGCCGGCATCGCCGGATCGTGCCTCGCGGTGATCCAGGCCTGGCTCGAGCTCGATCCGCGTCCGAGCATCGAGACGGCCGCGGACTGGGTCTGGCGCGTGCTCGTCGGGCCGGGCGAACCCATCTCCGCTCCCGAGCGCGACGGTGCTCAGTCGAGCCGGTAG